A genomic segment from Polyangium mundeleinium encodes:
- a CDS encoding tetratricopeptide repeat protein, with amino-acid sequence MKTSDKPKSNTQEKPKTADMPKAAAKPASAKDAREALIASARDKQAAQPDPLQMLEPKKLAVRIGIPLAIVWIIAIFISGWISKVVALVVTIAVAALVVWVLRYAKRSRAVANLVRGADTPEARKEAIEKLESEFGKDDPAAVFARAQLELQEDPKKALATLESIKLDRVMPPVADEARAQRAMIHLVLGETEAAKGLVDKIDLGRHKDAKSRATIAAIVGEAWARGGQAKKAVELLDTLDPNDATFAEIKPQLLRSRAFAYAWTNDTKRMKQILRQLSAINPQYLASFITKKKIPGGVSPKGVHPLLEKEAFEMISKSGMIPRKMEYRRS; translated from the coding sequence TTGAAGACGTCCGACAAGCCGAAGAGCAACACCCAGGAGAAACCGAAGACCGCGGACATGCCGAAGGCCGCGGCGAAGCCGGCGAGCGCGAAGGACGCGCGGGAGGCGCTCATCGCGTCCGCGCGCGACAAACAGGCTGCGCAGCCCGATCCGCTTCAGATGCTCGAGCCGAAGAAGCTCGCGGTCCGGATCGGCATCCCGCTCGCGATCGTCTGGATCATCGCGATCTTCATCTCGGGCTGGATCTCGAAGGTCGTCGCGCTCGTCGTCACGATCGCGGTCGCGGCGCTCGTCGTCTGGGTGCTCCGGTACGCGAAGCGCTCGCGCGCCGTGGCGAACCTCGTGCGCGGGGCGGACACGCCCGAGGCGCGCAAGGAGGCCATCGAGAAGCTCGAGAGCGAGTTCGGCAAGGACGATCCTGCGGCCGTGTTCGCCCGCGCGCAGCTCGAGCTGCAAGAGGATCCGAAGAAGGCGCTCGCGACGCTGGAGAGCATCAAGCTCGACCGCGTGATGCCGCCCGTCGCGGACGAGGCGCGGGCGCAGCGCGCGATGATCCACCTCGTGCTCGGCGAGACCGAGGCGGCGAAGGGCCTCGTCGACAAGATCGATCTCGGCCGGCACAAGGACGCGAAGAGCCGGGCGACGATCGCAGCGATCGTGGGTGAGGCGTGGGCGCGCGGCGGTCAGGCGAAGAAGGCCGTGGAGCTGCTCGACACGCTCGATCCGAACGACGCGACGTTCGCCGAGATCAAGCCGCAGCTCCTGCGCTCGCGCGCGTTCGCGTACGCGTGGACGAACGACACGAAGCGGATGAAGCAGATCCTGCGTCAGCTCTCGGCGATCAACCCGCAGTACCTCGCGTCGTTCATCACGAAGAAGAAGATCCCCGGCGGCGTGTCGCCGAAGGGCGTGCACCCGCTCCTCGAAAAAGAGGCGTTCGAGATGATCTCGAAGAGCGGGATGATCCCGCGCAAGATGGAGTACCGCAGGTCGTAG